The following proteins are encoded in a genomic region of Populus nigra chromosome 16, ddPopNigr1.1, whole genome shotgun sequence:
- the LOC133675405 gene encoding thaumatin-like protein: MAAMLRSLLTLTLFTLIFSHISEVSSTTITLHNKCTHPVWPGVQPSAGRPVLARGGFKLPPNKAYTLNLPPLWSGRLWGRHGCSFDASGRGHCATGDCGGSLFCNGIGGTPPATLAEITLGNEQDFYDVSLVDGYNLAISITPFKGSGKCSYAGCVRDLNMMCPVGLQVRSKDNNRVVACKSACSAFNSPRYCCTGSFGTPQACKPTAYSRIFKAACPKAYSYAYDDPTSIATCTRGNYLVTFCPNQH; the protein is encoded by the exons ATGGCAGCAATGCTGAGATCTCTGCTCACTCTCACTCTCTTCACTCTTATATTCTCCCACATTTCAG AGGTCtcatcaacaacaataacaCTTCACAACAAGTGCACCCATCCAGTGTGGCCAGGCGTCCAACCAAGTGCAGGAAGGCCCGTGTTAGCCCGTGGAGGGTTCAAGCTCCCACCCAACAAGGCCTACACCCTCAACCTCCCACCACTCTGGTCAGGCCGATTGTGGGGTCGCCATGGCTGCTCCTTTGACGCCTCTGGGCGCGGCCACTGTGCTACTGGAGACTGTGGAGGCTCCCTCTTTTGCAATGGCATTGGAGGCACCCCACCTGCCACACTAGCAGAAATCACCCTAGGCAATGAACAAGATTTCTATGATGTTAGCCTTGTTGATGGCTACAATCTTGCAATCTCAATAACTCCATTTAAAGGCTCAGGCAAGTGCAGCTATGCAGGGTGTGTTCGTGACTTGAACATGATGTGCCCTGTGGGGTTACAAGTCAGGTCAAAAGACAACAACAGGGTCGTGGCTTGTAAGAGTGCTTGCTCTGCTTTCAATTCCCCGAGGTATTGCTGTACTGGTAGCTTTGGAACCCCACAAGCTTGCAAGCCAACTGCTTATTCGAGGATCTTCAAGGCAGCTTGTCCGAAGGCCTACTCTTATGCTTATGATGACCCTACTAGCATTGCAACCTGCACTCGTGGAAATTATTTGGTCACTTTCTGTCCTAATCAACACTGA
- the LOC133675650 gene encoding pentatricopeptide repeat-containing protein At3g18020 → MFLPDLSKLKKLSIPFKPKLSPLSFLSTNPENQPQHQEQALNHQQQSICITNRSYWTKKIHDLCTKHRNVDEALRLLDHLRLRGYLPDSLNLSSIIHGLCDANRFNEAHQRLIIFLTSLCVPDERTCNVLVARLLHSKDPFRTLNVIHRLIEFKPEFVPSLINYNRLIDQFCSVSLPNVAHRMLYDMINRGHCPSIVSYTTLVNGYCKIGEISDAYKLFDEMPEWGVVPNALSYSLLIRGVLRKRDIERGRELMHVLFQRMRYEEDQSVNSAAFAHLVDCLCREGLFNEVFMIAEEMPQGNWVNVDFAYGHLIDSLCKVGRSHGASRVVYIMRKKGFTPSIVSYNSIIHGLCKEGGCMRAYQLLEEGVGFGYLLSEYTYKVLVEALCQAMDLDKAREVLKVMLNKEGMNRTRIYNIYLRALCLMNNPTELLNVLVSMLQTNCQPDVITLNTVINGFCKMGRVEEALKVLNDMMTGKFSAPDAVTFTSIISGLLNVGRSQEARNLLLQMLEKGITPGVVTYNAILRGLFKLQLTNEAVAVFDEMITDGVAANSQTYSIIVEGLCESGQIDGAKKFWDEVIWPSKIHDDFVYAAILKGLSRSGHLNEAIHFLYELVDSGVNPNIVSYNIVIDRACSLGMKREAYQIAGEMQKNGLTPDAVTWRTLDKLHGQVKN, encoded by the coding sequence ATGTTCCTCCCCGATCTCTCAAAACTCAAGAAGCTCTCAATACCTTTCAAACCCAAACTCTCACCTCTCTCATTCCTCTCTACAAACCCAGAAAACCAACCACAACACCAAGAACAAGCACTGAACCACCAACAACAAAGCATTTGCATAACCAACAGGTCATACTGGACCAAAAAAATCCATGACCTCTGCACCAAACACCGCAACGTTGATGAAGCCCTCCGCCTTCTTGACCATCTCCGCCTCCGTGGATACCTCCCTGACTCCCTCAATCTCAGCAGCATAATTCACGGCCTCTGTGATGCCAACCGCTTCAATGAAGCCCACCAACGCCTTATCATCTTTTTAACCTCCCTTTGTGTCCCTGATGAGCGTACTTGTAATGTACTCGTTGCTCGCTTGCTTCACTCTAAAGACCCATTTAGGACATTGAATGTTATTCATCGTTTGATTGAATTTAAGCCTGAGTTTGTGCCTTCGTTGATTAATTATAACCGTTTGATAGATCAGTTTTGCTCGGTCTCGCTGCCGAATGTAGCGCATAGGATGTTGTACGACATGATTAACAGAGGGCACTGTCCAAGTATTGTAAGTTATACTACCTTGGTTAATGGGTATTGTAAGATTGGTGAAATCTCTGATGCTTATAAGCTGTTCGATGAAATGCCTGAATGGGGTGTCGTGCCTAATGCGCTGTCTTATAGTTTGTTGATTCGTGGAGTTTTAAGAAAGAGAGACATTGAACGTGGAAGAGAATTGATGCACGTGCTCTTTCAGAGAATGAGATATGAAGAGGATCAGTCAGTGAATAGTGCCGCTTTTGCTCATCTTGTTGATTGTTTGTGTAGAGAAGGGCTTTTTAATGAGGTTTTTATGATTGCCGAGGAAATGCCACAAGGAAATTGGGTGAATGTGGACTTTGCTTATGGGCATTTGATTGATTCCCTTTGTAAGGTTGGGAGGAGCCATGGTGCTTCCAGGGTTGTTTATATAATGAGGAAAAAAGGGTTTACACCAAGTATAGTGTCATATAATTCAATCATACATGGGCTTTGTAAGGAAGGGGGTTGCATGAGAGCTTATCAGTTGTTAGAGGAAGGGGTTGGATTTGGTTACTTGCTGTCTGAGTATACTTACAAGGTTCTGGTAGAAGCACTTTGTCAAGCAATGGATCTTGACAAGGCAAGGGAAGTTTTAAAAGTTATGTTGAACAAGGAAGGGATGAATAGAACTAGGatttacaatatatatttaaGAGCTCTTTGTCTCATGAATAATCCAACTGAGCTTTTGAATGTGCTTGTTTCTATGCTACAAACTAATTGTCAGCCTGATGTGATCACTCTCAACACAGTTATTAATGGGTTTTGCAAGATGGGAAGAGTTGAAGAAGCTTTGAAGGTGCTAAATGATATGATGACGGGGAAATTTTCTGCCCCTGATGCTGTGACCTTCACTTCCATCATAAGTGGTTTATTAAATGTTGGAAGAAGTCAAGAAGCTCGCAATTTATTGCTTCAAATGCTTGAAAAGGGTATCACTCCCGGTGTTGTGACATACAATGCAATTCTTCGTGGTTTGTTTAAACTTCAGTTAACAAATGAGGCAGTGGCGGTTTTTGATGAAATGATAACTGATGGTGTAGCTGCCAATAGTCAAACTTACAGTATAATAGTCGAGGGATTATGCGAGTCTGGCCAAATAGATGGGGCTAAGAAGTTCTGGGATGAGGTTATTTGGCCGTCAAAAATCCATGATGATTTTGTTTATGCAGCCATTCTCAAAGGACTTTCCCGCTCAGGCCATTTGAATGAGGCCATACATTTCCTTTATGAATTGGTAGATTCTGGGGTCAATCCTAATATTGTAAGCTATAACATTGTGATTGACAGAGCTTGCAGCTTAGGTATGAAAAGAGAAGCTTACCAAATTGCAGGAGAAATGCAAAAGAATGGGTTGACCCCTGATGCGGTAACGTGGCGGACTCTTGATAAGTTACATGGACAAGTGAAGAATTGA